The Andrena cerasifolii isolate SP2316 chromosome 15, iyAndCera1_principal, whole genome shotgun sequence genome includes a window with the following:
- the Oseg2 gene encoding intraflagellar transport protein Oseg2 isoform X2 encodes MLLKYLGNVMPPHEFENRVVVIIWSPNNLKLAVASSDRSIYLFDENCVKRDRFSTKPVDSKFGKKSYVIKGIAFSPDSTKIAVGQSDCIIYVYKIGEQWGEKKVICNKFRQSSAITSLIWLTEGPIIVGLVDGKVRAALVKSQKAQTLYTADSTTIALASNIRGTGFLSSHADGSIIKYYLTDDGSHEPSGRICTHSVPAYALAWPQSHILAAGCDRRVTFYDSRGKLVKSFDYSRDNEKEIAVACCSPSGQSVAIGSWDRIRILDWSPRRSIWEEANSKLLPNFYTVTAISWRRDGSRLLVGSLCGAVEQFETVLKRTVIRGSHEVAYVGPSQVVIRPLQEGNRPVIIRSQAGYEIEDVKVLGRAENNVVARTANTLLLADIELNLISEIPWDDKSNSEKFFFEYPRVCLIFCSGELTIAEYGNNEALGSVRTEAVNPHVVSVRINERQAPGAPDNKRLAYLLDPRTVRIVDLVTGVTVAMISHDVRVDWLELSETGHRLLSRDKRARLWLSDDLGGRTLLLTGVSFASWVLGSDVVVAQTGQTLAVWYNVDAPEVATLIPVRGDAVDIVREDGRTSATVEELGGKVAYLLDEPLIEFGTALHDNDFGRALLFLEELVDRPQAEAMWENVARNAMATRQLLVAARCYAALGDVACSRFLKNVIGTGEKYSSETGNDPLSSPDCWAKLAILNGELKTAEAIYLEQNELHQALDMYQKYWRWEDALILAQNRGWPGLQELRDRHLTWLLESGQAARAGAILEATNPRRAVKLYLEARRPGRAARLVLADDDLLEDRSIVNELVRVLKATDLMELAGELLEKTSEPSEAISCYAQAGVFARALELARKVDPTLVVDLERDWGKHLASAGHYDAAINHFIEAGETALALDAAINARQWRKGLQIVQVIEDDDPTIRKQCEKLAEYFASIGEKSLAERLFVRAGDARRAVEVHVQSGNWSRAHEVAQEYMTPEEAKEVLAKHAAALYEAGDLKHAEELHLAIGEHDSAIAMYKKAGRRADMVRLVSKHRPDLLETTHAHLAKELDAASKPREAEEHYLAAGDWRGAVTAYRSANMWEDALRVAKQNAGDNAAQQVALMWARTLAPELAARLLMRLNYLDSCLQLACEASLFDWALDIAKYGSADQKKEVHYRHAMALEDAGSFSEAEKEFINAGRAMEAVQMYIHTRDWEAAEDVAQSLNQDAVAQVLIARADEAAEAQDYSLAESLLLRAHKPEMIIEHYKKAGMWSEALRVCREYLPSQEANLRRELGQKSASLAGANAFEEAKKWLEVGEVRAALDILILDPQAPRPSLIRAADILLHQADPGTAEQVGGDLGARLFAIGEHALAAQVFLQADRLKDAIDSLASVGEWEKAKRIVRELAPDIEPYLEEKYKEAMLRDGQIDKLVEIDADAGLEILASKGQWSQVFETASTQGSQTLHKYVAQRAVQLLKGNAPLEALQLYAKYGAPPISQNFNLYLQLSENVLNSEAYYEYHHLALLRTVLQDLWTSLKSSTALKPKFERLLEAAHYAAVKCGCQEYSVLSGLVLKASVTLLRYTDLLLADRAYYQAGVEARAAGLHSEAFVFLNHFLDLEECIEEGDGNVLDVDDLAVTDFPVEVPLPGSLSMRAEQREEAREWVLAVSMDQKVEQVLPTDHRGVYVGSLRSPASGSAALQGCILTGYPVRGPIIRFAEGERVADRDDWTKLINTARQAPQDSNLNDILAFVQEWCGAVPNYSF; translated from the exons ATGTTGCTCAAATATTTGGGAAACGTGATGCCCCCACAC GAATTTGAGAATCGAGTGGTGGTTATAATTTGGTCGCCAAACAATTTGAAGCTAGCCGTTGCCTCTTCTGATCGTTCCATATACCTCTTCGATGAGAACTGTGTGAAGCGAGACAGGTTCTCCACGAAGCCTGTCGATTCAAAG TTTGGCAAGAAAAGCTACGTAATCAAGGGTATCGCCTTCTCCCCAGACTCTACGAAGATAGCAGTGGGTCAGAGTGATTGTATAATATACGTGTACAAAATTGGAGAGCAGTG GGGAGAGAAGAAGGTAATCTGCAACAAGTTCCGCCAAAGCTCTGCCATCACTTCTTTAATTTGGCTTACGGAGGGACCCATTATCGTCGGTTTGGTGGACGGGAAGGTTCGCGCAGCATTGGTGAAGTCGCAAAAGGCGCAGACCCTTTATACGGCTGATTCGACAACCATTGCTCTAGCTTCAAA CATACGAGGGACTGGGTTCCTGTCAAGCCACGCCGATGGCAGTATAATTAAGTACTACTTGACTGACGATGGGAGCCACGAACCATCAGGGCGTATCTGCACGCACAGTGTGCCTGCGTACGCCCTGGCTTGGCCTCAGTCGCACATCTTGGCAGCAGGGTGCGACAGGCGCGTGACTTTCTACGATTCGCGTGGGAAGCTCGTGAAAAGCTTCGACTACAGTCGCGACAACGAGAAGGAGATTGCTGTGGCCTGCTGCAGTCCCAGTGGGCAGAGCGTCGCGATTGGATCCTGGGACAGAATCCGAATACTGGATTGGAGCCCTCGACGGTCCATCTGGGAAGAAGCTAACAGCAAGCTCTTACCGAACTTTTACACTGTCACCGCAATATCCTGGCGTCGTGATGGCTCCAG ACTCCTCGTTGGCAGCCTCTgcggagcagtggagcagtTCGAGACTGTGTTGAAGAGAACAGTGATAAGGGGCAGCCACGAGGTGGCATACGTAGGCCCAAGTCAAGTAGTCATTCGCCCACTTCAGGAAGGCAACCGGCCAGTGATCATCAGATCACAGGCAGGCTACGAAATAGAGGACGTGAAGGTCCTAGGTCGTGCTGAGAACAACGTGGTAGCGCGCACTGCCAACACCCTGCTGCTGGCTGACATAGAGCTGAACCTGATCAGCGAAATCCCCTGGGACGACAAAAGCAACAGCGAGAAGTTCTTCTTCGAGTACCCGAGAGTTTGCCTGATCTTCTGCTCCGGGGAGCTGACCATCGCTGAATACGGGAACAACGAGGCCCTAGGCTCTGTAAGAACAGAGGCAGTGAATCCCCACGTGGTCAGTGTGAGGATCAACGAGCGACAGGCGCCTGGCGCGCCAGATAATAAGAGGCTGGCTTATCTGCTAGATCCTAGAACCGTTCGCATCGTGGACCTGGTGACGGGCGTCACTGTTGCCATGATCTCTCACGACGTTCGGGTGGATTGGCTGGAGCTGAGCGAGACTGGCCACAGGTTACTGTCGCGGGACAAGAGGGCGAG GTTGTGGCTGAGCGACGACCTCGGCGGACGAACTTTGCTACTGACCGGGGTCAGCTTCGCCTCCTGGGTGCTAGGTAGCGACGTGGTGGTGGCGCAGACTGGGCAGACGTTGGCGGTTTGGTACAACGTCGACGCCCCAGAGGTGGCCACGCTGATCCCAGTGCGCGGGGACGCCGTGGACATCGTCAGGGAGGACGGTAGAACTTCGGCGACGGTGGAGGAGCTCGGCGGAAAGGTGGCCTACTTGCTGGACGAGCCTCTGATCGAATTTGGCACGGCGCTCCACGATAACGACTTCGGCAGAGCTCTGCTGTTTCTGGAGGAGCTGGTGGACAGGCCCCAAGCGGAGGCTATGTGGGAGAACGTGGCCAGGAACGCGATGGCTACTAGGCAGCTGCTAGTCGCGGCTAGGTGCTACGCTGCTCTGGGAGACGTGGCGTGCTCCAG GTTTTTGAAGAACGTCATTGGGACCGGAGAGAAGTACAGCAGCGAAACCGGGAACGACCCTCTCTCGAGCCCGGACTGCTGGGCGAAGCTGGCGATCCTGAATGGCGAGCTGAAGACAGCGGAGGCGATCTACTTGGAGCAGAACGAGCTGCACCAGGCTCTGGACATGTACCAGAAGTACTGGCGCTGGGAGGACGCGTTGATTCTGGCGCAGAACCGCGGCTGGCCGGGCTTGCAGGAGCTGAGAGACAGGCACCTGACCTGGCTGCTGGAAAGCGGGCAGGCAGCTAGAGCCGGAGCGATTCTGGAGGCCACGAATCCTCGGCGAGCAGTGAAGCTGTACTTGGAGGCTCGTCGACCTGGACGAGCAGCCAGGCTAGTTCTGGCTGACGACGACTTGCTGGAGGACAGGTCGATCGTCAACGAGCTCGTGAGGGTGTTGAAGGCGACAGATTTGATGGAGCTCGCTGGGGAGCTGTTGGAGAAGACCTCGGAGCCCTCGGAAGCCATCAGCTGTTACGCCCAAGCGGGTGTGTTCGCCAGAGCGTTGGAGTTAGCTAGAAAAGTGGATCCTACATTAGTAGTGGACCTGGAGCGAGACTGGGGCAAGCACTTGGCCTCGGCCGGGCACTACGACGCGGCTATCAATCACTTTATAGAGGCTGGGGAGACTGCTTTGGCGCTGGACGCTGCTATTAATGCGCGCCAGTGGAGGAAAGGCTTGCAGATAGTACAA GTGATCGAGGACGACGATCCGACTATAAGGAAGCAGTGCGAGAAACTGGCGGAGTATTTCGCCTCTATAGGCGAGAAGAGTCTCGCGGAGAGGCTCTTCGTTCGCGCTGGGGATGCTAGGCGCGCGGTGGAGGTTCACGTGCAGAGCGGGAACTGGAGTCGCGCTCACGAAGTGGCTCAGGAGTACATGACTCCTGAAGAAGCGAAGGAAGTGCTGGCTAAGCATGCGGCAGCTTTGTACGAGGCAGGCGACCTCAAGCACGCGGAGGAGCTGCACCTTGCTATAGGCGAGCACGACTCAGCTATAGCGATGTACAAAAAGGCAGGTCGTCGCGCGGATATGGTGAGGCTAGTGAGCAAGCATAGGCCAGACCTGTTGGAGACCACTCATGCGCACCTGGCAAAGGAGCTGGACGCGGCGAGCAAGCCTAGGGAAGCCGAAGAGCATTATCTGGCTGCTGGAGACTGGCGAGGCGCTGTGACTGCTTACAGGTCGGCTAATATGTGGGAGGATGCCCTTCGGGTGGCCAAACAGAACGCTGGGGACAATGCTGCGCAGCAG GTGGCTCTAATGTGGGCACGTACCTTGGCCCCAGAACTAGCAGCCAGGTTGCTCATGCGCTTGAACTACTTAGACAGCTGCCTTCAGCTGGCCTGCGAGGCGAGCCTCTTCGACTGGGCCTTGGACATCGCCAAGTATGGCAGCGCAGATCAGAAGAAGGAGGTTCACTACAGGCATGCGATGGCACTGGAAGACGCAGGTAGTTTCTCTGAAGCAGAGAAGGAGTTCATCAATGCAGGAAGGGCTATGGAGGCTGTccaaatgtacatacatactcgCGACTGGGAGGCAGCTGAGGATGTAGCGCAGTCACTAAACCAAGACGCAGTGGCACAGGTCCTCATCGCCAGGGCTGATGAAGCAGCGGAGGCTCAGGACTACTCCCTCGCCGAGTCGCTGTTACTCAGGGCCCACAAGCCTGAAATGATCATCGAACACTATAAA AAAGCAGGAATGTGGTCCGAAGCTTTACGCGTCTGCAGAGAGTACTTACCGAGTCAAGAAGCAAATCTCCGCAGAGAGCTGGGCCAGAAAAGCGCATCCCTTGCTGGCGCAAACGCCTTCGAGGAGGCTAAAAAGTGGCTGGAGGTTGGAGAAGTGCGCGCTGCTCTAGATATCTTGATTCTGGATCCCCAGGCACCTAGGCCATCTCTTATTCGAGCAGCAGATATTCTTCTTCATCAGGCTGATCCGGGAACTGCGGAGCAAGTCGGTGGAGATCTTGGCGCAAGGTTGTTCGCCATCGGGGAACATGCTCTGGCTGCGCAG GTATTCTTGCAAGCAGATAGATTGAAGGACGCAATTGATTCCCTGGCATCAGTAGGGGAGTGGGAGAAAGCTAAGCGCATCGTAAGAGAACTTGCGCCGGACATTGAGCCTTACTTGGAAGAGAAGTACAAGGAAGCTATGCTAAGGGACGGGCAGATAGACAAATTGGTGGAAATAGATGCCGATGCTGGATTAGAGATACTGGCGAGCAAGGGGCAATGGAGCCAAGTGTTTGAAACAGCGAGCACCCAGGGCTCCCAGACTTTGCACAAGTACGTGGCGCAGCGAGCAGTGCAACTTCTGAAAGGGAACGCACCACTGGAGGCCCTGCAGTTGTATGCGAAATATGGGGCGCCTCCAATTTCGCAGAACTTCAATCTCTACTTGCAATTGTCGGAGAACGTTTTGAACTCTGAG GCGTACTACGAGTACCATCACCTGGCCCTCCTCCGAACAGTTCTCCAAGACCTCTGGACCAGTTTAAAGTCCTCCACCGCGCTTAAACCCAAGTTTGAGAGACTGCTAGAGGCGGCGCACTACGCAGCAGTGAAATGCGGCTGCCAGGAATACTCTGTGCTCTCTGGTTTAGTTCTAAAAGCCTCCGTAACCCTCTTGAGGTACACCGACCTTCTCCTCGCTGATCGAGCTTACTATCAAGCCGGCGTGGAAGCACGTGCAGCAGGATTACACAGCGAAGCCTTCGTCTTCCTCAATCACTTCCTGGACTTGGAGGAGTGTATCGAAGAAGGCGATGGCAATGTGCTTGACGTCGATGACCTGGCTGTGACGGACTTCCCAGTGGAAGTTCCATTACCAGGGTCCCTGAGCATGAGAGCGGAACAGAGAGAAGAGGCTCGTGAGTGGGTGCTTGCGGTGTCCATGGACCAAAAGGTGGAGCAAGTCCTGCCGACTGACCATAGAGGAGTCTACGTAGGATCATTGAGATCCCCAGCTTCAGGATCTGCGGCCCTTCAAGGGTGTATTTTGACGGGGTACCCTGTGCGAGGGCCAATAATCCGATTCGCAGAG ggTGAACGTGTGGCAGATCGCGACGACTGGACAAAACTGATTAACACAGCACGCCAGGCTCCCCAGGATTCAAACCTGAATGATATCCTAGCTTTCGTTCAAGAGTGGTGCGGGGCTGTTCCCAATTATTCTTTTTAA
- the Oseg2 gene encoding intraflagellar transport protein Oseg2 isoform X1 — translation MLLKYLGNVMPPHEFENRVVVIIWSPNNLKLAVASSDRSIYLFDENCVKRDRFSTKPVDSKFGKKSYVIKGIAFSPDSTKIAVGQSDCIIYVYKIGEQWCVKNRNDRLCNYQICSKLHIVFNRGEKKVICNKFRQSSAITSLIWLTEGPIIVGLVDGKVRAALVKSQKAQTLYTADSTTIALASNIRGTGFLSSHADGSIIKYYLTDDGSHEPSGRICTHSVPAYALAWPQSHILAAGCDRRVTFYDSRGKLVKSFDYSRDNEKEIAVACCSPSGQSVAIGSWDRIRILDWSPRRSIWEEANSKLLPNFYTVTAISWRRDGSRLLVGSLCGAVEQFETVLKRTVIRGSHEVAYVGPSQVVIRPLQEGNRPVIIRSQAGYEIEDVKVLGRAENNVVARTANTLLLADIELNLISEIPWDDKSNSEKFFFEYPRVCLIFCSGELTIAEYGNNEALGSVRTEAVNPHVVSVRINERQAPGAPDNKRLAYLLDPRTVRIVDLVTGVTVAMISHDVRVDWLELSETGHRLLSRDKRARLWLSDDLGGRTLLLTGVSFASWVLGSDVVVAQTGQTLAVWYNVDAPEVATLIPVRGDAVDIVREDGRTSATVEELGGKVAYLLDEPLIEFGTALHDNDFGRALLFLEELVDRPQAEAMWENVARNAMATRQLLVAARCYAALGDVACSRFLKNVIGTGEKYSSETGNDPLSSPDCWAKLAILNGELKTAEAIYLEQNELHQALDMYQKYWRWEDALILAQNRGWPGLQELRDRHLTWLLESGQAARAGAILEATNPRRAVKLYLEARRPGRAARLVLADDDLLEDRSIVNELVRVLKATDLMELAGELLEKTSEPSEAISCYAQAGVFARALELARKVDPTLVVDLERDWGKHLASAGHYDAAINHFIEAGETALALDAAINARQWRKGLQIVQVIEDDDPTIRKQCEKLAEYFASIGEKSLAERLFVRAGDARRAVEVHVQSGNWSRAHEVAQEYMTPEEAKEVLAKHAAALYEAGDLKHAEELHLAIGEHDSAIAMYKKAGRRADMVRLVSKHRPDLLETTHAHLAKELDAASKPREAEEHYLAAGDWRGAVTAYRSANMWEDALRVAKQNAGDNAAQQVALMWARTLAPELAARLLMRLNYLDSCLQLACEASLFDWALDIAKYGSADQKKEVHYRHAMALEDAGSFSEAEKEFINAGRAMEAVQMYIHTRDWEAAEDVAQSLNQDAVAQVLIARADEAAEAQDYSLAESLLLRAHKPEMIIEHYKKAGMWSEALRVCREYLPSQEANLRRELGQKSASLAGANAFEEAKKWLEVGEVRAALDILILDPQAPRPSLIRAADILLHQADPGTAEQVGGDLGARLFAIGEHALAAQVFLQADRLKDAIDSLASVGEWEKAKRIVRELAPDIEPYLEEKYKEAMLRDGQIDKLVEIDADAGLEILASKGQWSQVFETASTQGSQTLHKYVAQRAVQLLKGNAPLEALQLYAKYGAPPISQNFNLYLQLSENVLNSEAYYEYHHLALLRTVLQDLWTSLKSSTALKPKFERLLEAAHYAAVKCGCQEYSVLSGLVLKASVTLLRYTDLLLADRAYYQAGVEARAAGLHSEAFVFLNHFLDLEECIEEGDGNVLDVDDLAVTDFPVEVPLPGSLSMRAEQREEAREWVLAVSMDQKVEQVLPTDHRGVYVGSLRSPASGSAALQGCILTGYPVRGPIIRFAEGERVADRDDWTKLINTARQAPQDSNLNDILAFVQEWCGAVPNYSF, via the exons ATGTTGCTCAAATATTTGGGAAACGTGATGCCCCCACAC GAATTTGAGAATCGAGTGGTGGTTATAATTTGGTCGCCAAACAATTTGAAGCTAGCCGTTGCCTCTTCTGATCGTTCCATATACCTCTTCGATGAGAACTGTGTGAAGCGAGACAGGTTCTCCACGAAGCCTGTCGATTCAAAG TTTGGCAAGAAAAGCTACGTAATCAAGGGTATCGCCTTCTCCCCAGACTCTACGAAGATAGCAGTGGGTCAGAGTGATTGTATAATATACGTGTACAAAATTGGAGAGCAGTGGTGCGTAAAGAACAGGAATGATCGTCTTTGTAATTATCAGATCTGCTCGAAGCTTCATATTGTATTCAACAGGGGAGAGAAGAAGGTAATCTGCAACAAGTTCCGCCAAAGCTCTGCCATCACTTCTTTAATTTGGCTTACGGAGGGACCCATTATCGTCGGTTTGGTGGACGGGAAGGTTCGCGCAGCATTGGTGAAGTCGCAAAAGGCGCAGACCCTTTATACGGCTGATTCGACAACCATTGCTCTAGCTTCAAA CATACGAGGGACTGGGTTCCTGTCAAGCCACGCCGATGGCAGTATAATTAAGTACTACTTGACTGACGATGGGAGCCACGAACCATCAGGGCGTATCTGCACGCACAGTGTGCCTGCGTACGCCCTGGCTTGGCCTCAGTCGCACATCTTGGCAGCAGGGTGCGACAGGCGCGTGACTTTCTACGATTCGCGTGGGAAGCTCGTGAAAAGCTTCGACTACAGTCGCGACAACGAGAAGGAGATTGCTGTGGCCTGCTGCAGTCCCAGTGGGCAGAGCGTCGCGATTGGATCCTGGGACAGAATCCGAATACTGGATTGGAGCCCTCGACGGTCCATCTGGGAAGAAGCTAACAGCAAGCTCTTACCGAACTTTTACACTGTCACCGCAATATCCTGGCGTCGTGATGGCTCCAG ACTCCTCGTTGGCAGCCTCTgcggagcagtggagcagtTCGAGACTGTGTTGAAGAGAACAGTGATAAGGGGCAGCCACGAGGTGGCATACGTAGGCCCAAGTCAAGTAGTCATTCGCCCACTTCAGGAAGGCAACCGGCCAGTGATCATCAGATCACAGGCAGGCTACGAAATAGAGGACGTGAAGGTCCTAGGTCGTGCTGAGAACAACGTGGTAGCGCGCACTGCCAACACCCTGCTGCTGGCTGACATAGAGCTGAACCTGATCAGCGAAATCCCCTGGGACGACAAAAGCAACAGCGAGAAGTTCTTCTTCGAGTACCCGAGAGTTTGCCTGATCTTCTGCTCCGGGGAGCTGACCATCGCTGAATACGGGAACAACGAGGCCCTAGGCTCTGTAAGAACAGAGGCAGTGAATCCCCACGTGGTCAGTGTGAGGATCAACGAGCGACAGGCGCCTGGCGCGCCAGATAATAAGAGGCTGGCTTATCTGCTAGATCCTAGAACCGTTCGCATCGTGGACCTGGTGACGGGCGTCACTGTTGCCATGATCTCTCACGACGTTCGGGTGGATTGGCTGGAGCTGAGCGAGACTGGCCACAGGTTACTGTCGCGGGACAAGAGGGCGAG GTTGTGGCTGAGCGACGACCTCGGCGGACGAACTTTGCTACTGACCGGGGTCAGCTTCGCCTCCTGGGTGCTAGGTAGCGACGTGGTGGTGGCGCAGACTGGGCAGACGTTGGCGGTTTGGTACAACGTCGACGCCCCAGAGGTGGCCACGCTGATCCCAGTGCGCGGGGACGCCGTGGACATCGTCAGGGAGGACGGTAGAACTTCGGCGACGGTGGAGGAGCTCGGCGGAAAGGTGGCCTACTTGCTGGACGAGCCTCTGATCGAATTTGGCACGGCGCTCCACGATAACGACTTCGGCAGAGCTCTGCTGTTTCTGGAGGAGCTGGTGGACAGGCCCCAAGCGGAGGCTATGTGGGAGAACGTGGCCAGGAACGCGATGGCTACTAGGCAGCTGCTAGTCGCGGCTAGGTGCTACGCTGCTCTGGGAGACGTGGCGTGCTCCAG GTTTTTGAAGAACGTCATTGGGACCGGAGAGAAGTACAGCAGCGAAACCGGGAACGACCCTCTCTCGAGCCCGGACTGCTGGGCGAAGCTGGCGATCCTGAATGGCGAGCTGAAGACAGCGGAGGCGATCTACTTGGAGCAGAACGAGCTGCACCAGGCTCTGGACATGTACCAGAAGTACTGGCGCTGGGAGGACGCGTTGATTCTGGCGCAGAACCGCGGCTGGCCGGGCTTGCAGGAGCTGAGAGACAGGCACCTGACCTGGCTGCTGGAAAGCGGGCAGGCAGCTAGAGCCGGAGCGATTCTGGAGGCCACGAATCCTCGGCGAGCAGTGAAGCTGTACTTGGAGGCTCGTCGACCTGGACGAGCAGCCAGGCTAGTTCTGGCTGACGACGACTTGCTGGAGGACAGGTCGATCGTCAACGAGCTCGTGAGGGTGTTGAAGGCGACAGATTTGATGGAGCTCGCTGGGGAGCTGTTGGAGAAGACCTCGGAGCCCTCGGAAGCCATCAGCTGTTACGCCCAAGCGGGTGTGTTCGCCAGAGCGTTGGAGTTAGCTAGAAAAGTGGATCCTACATTAGTAGTGGACCTGGAGCGAGACTGGGGCAAGCACTTGGCCTCGGCCGGGCACTACGACGCGGCTATCAATCACTTTATAGAGGCTGGGGAGACTGCTTTGGCGCTGGACGCTGCTATTAATGCGCGCCAGTGGAGGAAAGGCTTGCAGATAGTACAA GTGATCGAGGACGACGATCCGACTATAAGGAAGCAGTGCGAGAAACTGGCGGAGTATTTCGCCTCTATAGGCGAGAAGAGTCTCGCGGAGAGGCTCTTCGTTCGCGCTGGGGATGCTAGGCGCGCGGTGGAGGTTCACGTGCAGAGCGGGAACTGGAGTCGCGCTCACGAAGTGGCTCAGGAGTACATGACTCCTGAAGAAGCGAAGGAAGTGCTGGCTAAGCATGCGGCAGCTTTGTACGAGGCAGGCGACCTCAAGCACGCGGAGGAGCTGCACCTTGCTATAGGCGAGCACGACTCAGCTATAGCGATGTACAAAAAGGCAGGTCGTCGCGCGGATATGGTGAGGCTAGTGAGCAAGCATAGGCCAGACCTGTTGGAGACCACTCATGCGCACCTGGCAAAGGAGCTGGACGCGGCGAGCAAGCCTAGGGAAGCCGAAGAGCATTATCTGGCTGCTGGAGACTGGCGAGGCGCTGTGACTGCTTACAGGTCGGCTAATATGTGGGAGGATGCCCTTCGGGTGGCCAAACAGAACGCTGGGGACAATGCTGCGCAGCAG GTGGCTCTAATGTGGGCACGTACCTTGGCCCCAGAACTAGCAGCCAGGTTGCTCATGCGCTTGAACTACTTAGACAGCTGCCTTCAGCTGGCCTGCGAGGCGAGCCTCTTCGACTGGGCCTTGGACATCGCCAAGTATGGCAGCGCAGATCAGAAGAAGGAGGTTCACTACAGGCATGCGATGGCACTGGAAGACGCAGGTAGTTTCTCTGAAGCAGAGAAGGAGTTCATCAATGCAGGAAGGGCTATGGAGGCTGTccaaatgtacatacatactcgCGACTGGGAGGCAGCTGAGGATGTAGCGCAGTCACTAAACCAAGACGCAGTGGCACAGGTCCTCATCGCCAGGGCTGATGAAGCAGCGGAGGCTCAGGACTACTCCCTCGCCGAGTCGCTGTTACTCAGGGCCCACAAGCCTGAAATGATCATCGAACACTATAAA AAAGCAGGAATGTGGTCCGAAGCTTTACGCGTCTGCAGAGAGTACTTACCGAGTCAAGAAGCAAATCTCCGCAGAGAGCTGGGCCAGAAAAGCGCATCCCTTGCTGGCGCAAACGCCTTCGAGGAGGCTAAAAAGTGGCTGGAGGTTGGAGAAGTGCGCGCTGCTCTAGATATCTTGATTCTGGATCCCCAGGCACCTAGGCCATCTCTTATTCGAGCAGCAGATATTCTTCTTCATCAGGCTGATCCGGGAACTGCGGAGCAAGTCGGTGGAGATCTTGGCGCAAGGTTGTTCGCCATCGGGGAACATGCTCTGGCTGCGCAG GTATTCTTGCAAGCAGATAGATTGAAGGACGCAATTGATTCCCTGGCATCAGTAGGGGAGTGGGAGAAAGCTAAGCGCATCGTAAGAGAACTTGCGCCGGACATTGAGCCTTACTTGGAAGAGAAGTACAAGGAAGCTATGCTAAGGGACGGGCAGATAGACAAATTGGTGGAAATAGATGCCGATGCTGGATTAGAGATACTGGCGAGCAAGGGGCAATGGAGCCAAGTGTTTGAAACAGCGAGCACCCAGGGCTCCCAGACTTTGCACAAGTACGTGGCGCAGCGAGCAGTGCAACTTCTGAAAGGGAACGCACCACTGGAGGCCCTGCAGTTGTATGCGAAATATGGGGCGCCTCCAATTTCGCAGAACTTCAATCTCTACTTGCAATTGTCGGAGAACGTTTTGAACTCTGAG GCGTACTACGAGTACCATCACCTGGCCCTCCTCCGAACAGTTCTCCAAGACCTCTGGACCAGTTTAAAGTCCTCCACCGCGCTTAAACCCAAGTTTGAGAGACTGCTAGAGGCGGCGCACTACGCAGCAGTGAAATGCGGCTGCCAGGAATACTCTGTGCTCTCTGGTTTAGTTCTAAAAGCCTCCGTAACCCTCTTGAGGTACACCGACCTTCTCCTCGCTGATCGAGCTTACTATCAAGCCGGCGTGGAAGCACGTGCAGCAGGATTACACAGCGAAGCCTTCGTCTTCCTCAATCACTTCCTGGACTTGGAGGAGTGTATCGAAGAAGGCGATGGCAATGTGCTTGACGTCGATGACCTGGCTGTGACGGACTTCCCAGTGGAAGTTCCATTACCAGGGTCCCTGAGCATGAGAGCGGAACAGAGAGAAGAGGCTCGTGAGTGGGTGCTTGCGGTGTCCATGGACCAAAAGGTGGAGCAAGTCCTGCCGACTGACCATAGAGGAGTCTACGTAGGATCATTGAGATCCCCAGCTTCAGGATCTGCGGCCCTTCAAGGGTGTATTTTGACGGGGTACCCTGTGCGAGGGCCAATAATCCGATTCGCAGAG ggTGAACGTGTGGCAGATCGCGACGACTGGACAAAACTGATTAACACAGCACGCCAGGCTCCCCAGGATTCAAACCTGAATGATATCCTAGCTTTCGTTCAAGAGTGGTGCGGGGCTGTTCCCAATTATTCTTTTTAA